A genomic segment from Desulfurispirillum indicum S5 encodes:
- a CDS encoding EAL domain-containing protein, whose amino-acid sequence MNYAREQLPVRNIQDTFEHYNFSRGEQASLVELRDLAKLNRDRFAHDFHEFIFTFAHARAFIENESQVSIHHSKMGEWFVALFNGVYDDGYGNYLDEISDAHVRIGLPNHYVNVGMSYVRRYVRNLLMQEGLFDLMDAAEKIIDINLDILTSSYNKHDETNVLTTIQLIRDGMREQRVLPWLQPIFHTESLEVSHYECLMRIDHPVAGILSPMGFLDIAKRYRTYLSLSRSLIDAAFNRFRATAHRFAINLDYEDILDRSQREYILEQLRLFAPFSGQIILELVESEHMRDRAMLESFAEAARGHGATIAIDDFGSGFSNFDHIIGIRPECIKIDGSLIRDVHTNPVHAAAVESIALMARRLGIYTVAEFVHSQEVFETVRKLGIHYAQGYYLGAPQPQVL is encoded by the coding sequence ATGAACTATGCCAGGGAGCAACTGCCAGTGAGGAATATTCAGGATACCTTTGAGCACTATAACTTCAGCCGTGGGGAGCAGGCCTCGCTTGTTGAGCTGCGGGATTTGGCAAAACTTAACAGGGATCGGTTTGCGCACGACTTCCACGAGTTCATCTTCACTTTTGCCCACGCCCGTGCCTTTATCGAAAATGAATCACAGGTATCAATCCACCACAGTAAAATGGGAGAATGGTTTGTAGCTCTGTTTAATGGCGTTTACGACGACGGATATGGTAATTATCTTGATGAGATCAGTGACGCCCACGTGCGCATTGGCTTGCCAAACCACTATGTGAACGTGGGTATGAGTTATGTGCGGCGCTATGTCCGCAATCTGCTTATGCAAGAAGGCCTTTTTGATCTGATGGACGCCGCAGAAAAAATCATCGACATCAATCTGGATATCCTGACCAGCAGCTACAATAAACATGATGAGACCAATGTTCTGACAACCATCCAGCTGATTCGCGATGGCATGCGCGAGCAGCGCGTACTCCCCTGGCTTCAGCCGATTTTCCATACCGAAAGCCTGGAAGTCAGCCACTACGAGTGCCTTATGCGCATAGATCATCCCGTCGCAGGAATTCTCTCACCCATGGGCTTTCTCGATATCGCGAAGCGCTATCGCACCTATCTCTCCCTCTCGCGTAGTCTGATTGATGCTGCTTTCAATCGGTTTCGCGCAACTGCGCATCGCTTTGCCATTAACCTTGACTACGAAGATATCCTGGATCGCTCACAGCGTGAGTATATTCTGGAGCAGTTGCGCCTCTTTGCTCCTTTCAGCGGTCAAATCATCCTTGAGCTTGTGGAGTCTGAGCACATGCGGGACAGGGCTATGCTGGAGTCATTTGCAGAAGCGGCTCGAGGTCATGGTGCCACTATCGCTATTGACGACTTTGGCAGTGGATTCTCCAACTTTGACCACATCATCGGAATTCGGCCAGAGTGTATTAAAATCGACGGATCGCTCATCCGCGATGTTCATACCAATCCGGTACATGCGGCTGCAGTCGAGAGTATTGCGCTTATGGCACGCAGGCTTGGGATTTACACCGTGGCAGAATTCGTCCACTCACAAGAAGTATTCGAAACCGTTCGCAAACTGGGAATACATTACGCCCAAGGGTATTACCTGGGAGCGCCGCAGCCTCAGGTTCTCTAA
- a CDS encoding response regulator, which yields MGRLRIPSILIVEDDLLASELLSCILSSLAETVYVANDGEQGLAVFQMHRPSLIITDLHMPVMTGKEMIQKIRQYDSEVPIVVISAYADTSNVVEQASATMTKPVRKEAIQEVVRQLFPCPSYKA from the coding sequence ATGGGTCGTTTACGAATTCCCTCCATACTCATCGTGGAAGATGATCTTCTCGCCTCTGAACTGCTGAGCTGCATTTTGAGCAGCCTGGCGGAGACAGTGTATGTTGCCAATGATGGTGAGCAGGGATTGGCTGTCTTCCAGATGCATCGTCCAAGCCTGATCATTACCGACCTGCACATGCCCGTGATGACAGGCAAGGAGATGATTCAAAAAATTCGCCAATACGATTCCGAGGTGCCTATCGTTGTCATATCTGCCTATGCGGACACATCAAACGTGGTTGAACAAGCCAGTGCAACCATGACCAAACCAGTACGCAAAGAGGCTATCCAGGAAGTTGTCCGACAACTTTTCCCCTGCCCTTCGTACAAAGCATAG
- a CDS encoding RNA polymerase sigma factor, with the protein MSDQSPQGLFRDYQKEVFRYFNLRVRAAGIADDLTQETFLRLLRSSIRILNPQAYLLKIARNVLIDYYRSSRTLSQEDISEEEWENAVGKAPSPEEAYLTREELEMVLQAIEELPPRGKQIFEMHRLQGLSYQEIALRTGISRNTVMVHITRALAHCKKRLNAYRSQREES; encoded by the coding sequence ATGTCAGACCAGAGCCCCCAGGGGCTTTTCCGCGATTATCAGAAAGAGGTGTTCCGCTATTTCAACCTACGGGTTCGTGCAGCCGGAATCGCCGACGACCTTACCCAGGAAACCTTCCTGCGGCTGCTGCGCAGTTCCATACGAATTCTCAATCCCCAGGCGTATCTTCTGAAAATCGCCCGTAATGTTCTCATTGACTATTACCGGTCCAGCCGTACTCTTTCCCAGGAGGACATCAGCGAGGAGGAATGGGAGAATGCTGTGGGCAAAGCCCCCTCACCAGAGGAAGCCTATCTGACCCGCGAGGAACTGGAGATGGTGCTGCAGGCTATTGAGGAACTCCCACCCCGTGGGAAGCAGATTTTCGAGATGCATCGCCTGCAGGGGCTGAGCTACCAGGAAATAGCCCTGAGAACCGGCATTTCGCGCAATACCGTCATGGTCCATATCACCCGTGCCCTGGCACACTGCAAAAAACGACTGAACGCATACCGATCGCAGCGGGAGGAATCTTGA
- a CDS encoding FecR family protein: MRNSTYSESRLTPHSPAMDFSDTAHGREALDEEAIAWFVRLRDEGTTHEEIVAWKSWMKEDPRHVRAWQETLQLWQGLEPGHISRGTPLSTNRRRWQARKLLLSAAAILILLTGTTCISLLHHPGGLGCLTASHCTSAGETRQVQLEDGSLVTLGAASALRVHYDSGKRLVHLRHGEAYFDVQHDPLRPFEVQASQGSVRVVGTSFNLRLKPQGAQVSVASGKVELSTHGQQLELTTGQSAQYTGAHLSRLPESDPATIGLWRQERLLFQSTPLGEVLRDLDRYHPARILVDPAVASMPVSGIFSTRNPEAALETIINSLALRETRFGNLIIRIAPAG; this comes from the coding sequence TTGAGAAACAGCACCTACTCTGAATCGCGGCTGACGCCGCACTCCCCGGCCATGGACTTTAGTGACACCGCCCATGGGCGTGAGGCGCTGGATGAAGAGGCCATTGCCTGGTTTGTACGACTGCGGGATGAAGGCACCACACATGAGGAGATCGTGGCCTGGAAATCCTGGATGAAAGAAGACCCCCGCCACGTGCGGGCGTGGCAGGAGACACTGCAGCTCTGGCAGGGCCTGGAGCCCGGGCACATCAGCCGTGGCACCCCGCTTTCCACGAACAGGCGGCGGTGGCAGGCGCGGAAACTTCTGCTGAGCGCCGCCGCCATCCTCATCCTCCTGACAGGCACAACATGTATCAGCCTGCTGCACCACCCCGGAGGGCTGGGATGCCTGACGGCAAGCCACTGTACCAGTGCCGGCGAAACTCGACAGGTACAGCTGGAGGATGGCTCCCTGGTGACCCTGGGCGCCGCCTCCGCCCTCAGGGTGCACTATGACTCCGGTAAACGCCTGGTACACCTGCGCCACGGCGAAGCCTACTTCGATGTTCAGCACGACCCGTTGCGACCTTTTGAGGTTCAGGCGTCACAGGGGAGCGTCCGTGTCGTGGGAACCAGCTTCAACCTTCGGCTCAAGCCACAGGGAGCCCAGGTCAGTGTTGCCAGCGGAAAGGTTGAGCTGAGTACCCACGGGCAGCAACTTGAGCTCACAACAGGACAGAGCGCCCAGTACACGGGCGCCCATCTGAGCAGGCTGCCCGAGAGTGATCCGGCCACCATCGGCCTGTGGCGTCAGGAACGACTGCTGTTCCAGAGTACCCCGCTGGGGGAAGTACTGCGCGACCTGGATCGCTATCACCCAGCTCGTATCCTGGTTGATCCTGCAGTGGCATCCATGCCCGTCAGCGGGATCTTCAGCACCCGCAACCCCGAAGCCGCGCTGGAAACTATCATCAACTCGCTTGCCCTGCGCGAAACCCGTTTTGGGAACCTGATTATCCGCATCGCACCAGCGGGATAA
- a CDS encoding YdcF family protein, with protein sequence MEKFRTLVVLLGNENDEAGELSETAILRAQAAAEYVKAHADCLVLPTGAFGDHFNTSATPHGKLLALYLLGQGVSPDRILPSTKSSNTLEDAFGVLRALTSLAGIERVHIITSAFHMPRTRFIFGRVLQDYELSYQEACDPTDSAKRVRLQAHEKKALEKIRREWVDVANFDLGNFPTASYEGLGYELRHYDNISYLAIAGAFFLFGYLALGSFPQSGGFGYVSTLVSVVLVVLFWYLYKRLANTAAAARRVLSAIERLYEVPGISSTHHRTRFPGSNMSIQRTVDIIFLLLILLLLAQLIMRAI encoded by the coding sequence ATGGAAAAGTTCCGAACCCTTGTGGTACTCCTGGGCAATGAAAATGATGAGGCGGGAGAGCTGTCTGAAACAGCGATTCTGCGTGCCCAGGCAGCTGCAGAGTACGTAAAAGCGCATGCTGACTGCCTGGTTCTTCCCACAGGGGCATTTGGCGATCATTTCAACACCTCGGCAACACCCCATGGAAAGCTGCTGGCGCTGTACCTTCTCGGGCAGGGGGTCAGCCCGGACAGAATCCTGCCTTCCACAAAATCCTCCAATACCCTTGAGGATGCCTTCGGAGTGCTCCGGGCCCTCACTTCACTTGCTGGTATTGAAAGGGTGCACATCATCACGTCCGCATTTCATATGCCAAGGACCAGGTTTATCTTTGGCAGAGTGCTCCAGGACTACGAGCTGAGCTACCAGGAAGCCTGTGATCCGACTGATTCCGCAAAACGTGTCAGGTTACAGGCCCACGAAAAAAAGGCCCTTGAGAAAATTCGACGCGAGTGGGTCGATGTTGCGAATTTCGATCTTGGGAATTTCCCCACTGCTTCGTATGAGGGCCTTGGGTATGAGTTGCGGCACTACGATAACATCTCTTACCTGGCCATCGCGGGCGCCTTTTTTCTGTTCGGCTATCTGGCTCTCGGGAGCTTTCCGCAAAGCGGTGGCTTCGGGTACGTCAGCACCCTTGTCAGTGTCGTGCTGGTGGTGCTGTTCTGGTATCTCTATAAGCGTCTGGCGAATACGGCCGCAGCCGCAAGGCGCGTACTCTCTGCCATCGAACGGCTCTATGAAGTGCCGGGAATCTCATCGACGCACCACCGAACGCGTTTTCCTGGCAGCAATATGAGCATTCAAAGAACGGTGGACATTATCTTCCTGCTGCTGATTCTGCTGCTTCTGGCTCAGTTGATAATGCGAGCCATCTGA
- a CDS encoding SRPBCC family protein, whose product MHELYREIELDAPCEAIWDFIATPRNLNALTPPELQFRIITDLPDTMHNGLTILYHIQVPIFGSHRWLTEIKHIREGISFVDEQRQGPYRFWYHYHEIQRLGPRRCRMVDRVTYALPLGPLGTFVHRLIVRNMLGTIFDYRHQKLLELYPPTDESAPEQPPVIAAARDG is encoded by the coding sequence ATGCACGAGCTTTATCGCGAAATTGAACTGGACGCCCCCTGTGAAGCTATCTGGGACTTTATTGCCACGCCCCGTAACCTCAATGCGCTCACACCACCAGAGCTGCAGTTCAGGATTATCACGGATCTGCCAGATACCATGCACAACGGGCTGACCATCCTCTACCACATCCAGGTCCCCATTTTCGGTTCCCATCGCTGGCTGACAGAAATTAAGCATATCCGCGAGGGAATATCCTTTGTCGATGAACAGCGACAAGGGCCTTACCGTTTCTGGTACCATTACCACGAAATACAGCGCCTGGGGCCAAGGCGCTGTCGCATGGTGGATCGAGTCACTTATGCCCTGCCATTGGGTCCACTGGGAACATTCGTCCATCGCCTGATTGTCAGAAACATGCTGGGCACGATCTTCGACTACCGACATCAGAAACTGCTGGAGCTGTATCCACCGACAGATGAGTCGGCGCCAGAGCAGCCTCCCGTCATAGCTGCAGCCAGAGATGGTTAG
- a CDS encoding Hpt domain-containing protein, producing the protein MNEEYGSSSEFIQHLREEFLQELPERLLVMEQLALQLEKQPDDQQSFTELYRQVHSLKGIGATLYISLMTAACHQWETLFQEGERYRDNAFADLAFRYIDVLAQIGQAVQEGLFECPGCQSQLEQLRQFHLQERYAVLIADSSRMMRSLYRMTLEPFPLQITTADNGLEALEKLLHNPFHMAILGGELKELCAQSIIAALRLNPGRNRRIPIFLVTSSEKPFFEKITIDQVLRRDKDLQENLTKAIESILHQRDG; encoded by the coding sequence ATGAACGAAGAATATGGTTCATCCAGTGAATTCATACAGCATCTCCGCGAGGAGTTTCTCCAGGAGCTTCCAGAGCGGCTTCTCGTCATGGAGCAGCTGGCACTGCAGCTGGAAAAACAACCTGACGACCAGCAGAGCTTCACGGAACTCTACCGGCAGGTGCATAGCCTCAAGGGCATCGGAGCCACCCTCTACATTTCCCTGATGACAGCGGCCTGCCATCAGTGGGAAACCCTTTTCCAGGAAGGCGAAAGATACCGGGACAACGCTTTTGCTGACCTGGCGTTCCGGTATATTGATGTGCTCGCGCAGATCGGTCAGGCGGTGCAGGAAGGTCTGTTTGAATGCCCAGGCTGCCAGAGCCAACTGGAGCAGTTGCGCCAGTTCCATCTACAGGAGCGCTACGCAGTTCTGATCGCCGACTCATCCCGGATGATGAGGAGCCTCTACCGCATGACTCTGGAGCCTTTTCCTCTACAGATCACCACGGCAGACAATGGGCTTGAGGCCTTGGAGAAGCTGCTCCATAATCCCTTTCACATGGCGATTCTGGGCGGAGAGCTCAAGGAGCTGTGCGCCCAGTCCATCATAGCGGCGCTGCGTCTGAACCCAGGACGCAACCGACGCATTCCGATTTTCCTGGTCACCAGCAGCGAAAAACCCTTCTTCGAAAAGATCACCATTGACCAGGTTCTCCGGCGCGACAAAGACCTGCAGGAAAACCTGACGAAGGCGATAGAGTCCATTCTCCACCAGCGTGACGGGTAA